From Zavarzinella sp., one genomic window encodes:
- a CDS encoding amidohydrolase family protein encodes MRIRGQHYRTGDLIDLELLQQQVTAVSAAQYDIDVDHHHDWLMPGMFDPQINGAVGISFNSPELSEAGIMKVVGHCRRHGITQFFATLVTCAHEVMVRNLQLIAAIRADIPAVQQVIAGVHLEGPWLSPVDGPRGAHPKEHIRPVNEQELRRWLEAAPGLVRLVTLAPEVAGAVEMIPTLTANNIVVAIGHTAATPAQIRSSVDAGATMSTHLGNGCSAMLPRHDNFLWEQLACDHLYGSVIADGFHLPDAVLQCMIRCKGWERLLLTCDASSLAGLPPGPYHEWGVDLEILPTGKIVLQGTPYLAGSGVFLDTCVRHLVDRLRCPLGKVLHAVTDHPRQFFGLAAEGTDNGFVHGVIGVDCDPTSQLQFDLNYLLAPT; translated from the coding sequence ATGCGAATCCGTGGCCAGCATTATCGAACTGGTGATTTGATTGATCTGGAACTCCTCCAGCAACAGGTGACTGCCGTTTCGGCAGCACAGTACGATATCGATGTCGACCACCACCACGATTGGCTGATGCCAGGCATGTTTGACCCCCAGATCAACGGGGCAGTGGGGATCAGCTTTAACAGCCCAGAGCTTTCTGAAGCGGGCATCATGAAGGTGGTTGGGCATTGTCGAAGGCATGGCATTACGCAGTTTTTTGCAACTTTGGTCACTTGTGCCCACGAAGTAATGGTGCGGAATCTGCAACTGATCGCTGCCATTCGGGCTGATATCCCTGCAGTTCAGCAGGTGATTGCCGGAGTGCATCTGGAAGGTCCCTGGCTCTCGCCAGTAGATGGCCCACGTGGGGCCCACCCGAAGGAGCATATTCGACCTGTGAATGAACAGGAACTGCGGCGTTGGCTGGAGGCTGCACCTGGTCTGGTTCGCCTGGTGACGCTGGCACCGGAAGTGGCTGGTGCCGTCGAGATGATTCCCACATTAACTGCGAATAATATTGTGGTTGCGATTGGTCACACGGCCGCAACTCCTGCTCAGATAAGAAGTTCCGTCGATGCGGGTGCCACGATGAGCACCCACCTTGGGAATGGATGTTCGGCAATGCTGCCCCGCCACGATAATTTTCTGTGGGAGCAATTGGCGTGCGATCATCTCTATGGTAGTGTGATCGCTGATGGTTTTCACTTGCCCGATGCGGTGCTGCAGTGCATGATCCGCTGTAAAGGGTGGGAGAGGCTGCTGCTGACCTGCGATGCCAGCAGTCTGGCGGGATTACCACCTGGGCCTTACCACGAATGGGGAGTGGATCTGGAAATACTGCCCACCGGGAAAATTGTGTTGCAAGGCACTCCGTATCTGGCGGGCAGTGGGGTATTTCTGGACACCTGTGTCCGACACTTAGTGGATAGGCTGCGCTGCCCATTGGGAAAAGTGCTCCACGCGGTCACCGATCACCCACGCCAGTTTTTTGGATTGGCTGCAGAAGGCACAGATAACGGCTTTGTGCATGGGGTGATCGGCGTCGACTGCGACCCCACCAGCCAACTGCAATTTGATCTGAATTATCTGTTAGCGCCCACGTAA
- a CDS encoding sulfatase yields MATLSFAEERNLPRPNVVFILTDDARWDTIGISGGNPHLKTPNIDRLGKEGVYFPNAFCTTSLCSPSRASILSGLYAHSHGVVNNFTEYPKNLQSFPLMLQQAGYQTAYIGKWHMGEENDDKRPGFDHFVTHRGQGKYFDTEFRVNGGERKVVPGYYTHVVTEMATDWLQNAAQQKKPFLLMVGHKAPHSFYYPEKKYEHSFDRVKIPYPDSAFQLKDKPDWFQKRLDTWHGIYGPLFSYRKKFPDRSPEAVKDFEAMTRAYWGTIQSVDDSVGVLYEKLDKLGVLDNTVFIYTTDNGLLNGEHGMVDKRTAHEPSIRLPLVVRYPRLVPVNQPKVLKQQVLTLDFAPTILELCQAKPLQNIHGMSWVPLLRGEKDAFRTAWYYEYNYEKQFPYTPNVRAIRTDRYKYIRYPHGDGTADKHMAELYDLQNDPTESKNLIRSAEHATLVKELHNQLNELIQKAGANPDKMPIDEGIRSGLPDPKIR; encoded by the coding sequence TTGGCAACATTGTCCTTTGCTGAAGAGCGAAATCTGCCACGTCCCAATGTAGTGTTTATTCTGACCGATGATGCTCGGTGGGATACCATTGGTATTTCTGGCGGAAATCCGCACCTGAAGACTCCCAACATTGATCGGTTGGGAAAAGAAGGTGTTTATTTTCCCAATGCATTTTGCACGACTTCGTTGTGTTCCCCTAGCCGTGCATCGATACTCAGCGGATTGTATGCCCACTCTCATGGTGTGGTAAATAACTTCACTGAATATCCAAAAAACCTGCAAAGTTTCCCGCTGATGTTGCAGCAGGCCGGGTATCAGACTGCCTACATTGGCAAGTGGCACATGGGCGAAGAGAACGACGACAAACGCCCCGGTTTCGATCACTTTGTTACCCACCGTGGGCAGGGAAAATATTTCGATACCGAATTTCGAGTCAATGGTGGGGAGCGCAAAGTGGTACCCGGTTACTACACCCACGTGGTGACGGAAATGGCCACAGACTGGCTGCAAAACGCAGCCCAACAAAAGAAACCCTTTCTCTTAATGGTAGGGCACAAGGCACCGCACAGTTTTTACTATCCTGAAAAGAAATACGAACACTCATTTGATCGTGTGAAGATTCCATATCCGGATTCTGCTTTTCAATTGAAAGACAAACCCGATTGGTTCCAGAAACGGCTCGATACCTGGCACGGGATTTACGGCCCACTGTTTTCGTATCGCAAGAAGTTTCCGGACCGTTCCCCGGAAGCTGTCAAAGATTTTGAAGCGATGACGCGGGCATACTGGGGCACCATTCAATCGGTTGATGATAGTGTGGGGGTGCTTTACGAGAAATTGGATAAACTGGGCGTTCTGGATAATACGGTTTTTATCTACACCACTGATAATGGCCTGTTAAATGGTGAGCACGGCATGGTGGATAAACGCACGGCCCACGAACCAAGTATTCGGTTGCCTCTGGTGGTGCGCTATCCCAGGTTAGTTCCGGTAAATCAGCCAAAAGTATTGAAGCAGCAAGTACTTACGCTCGATTTTGCTCCAACAATTCTGGAGTTATGTCAGGCGAAACCACTTCAGAATATCCACGGAATGTCTTGGGTACCATTGCTTCGCGGAGAAAAGGATGCGTTCCGCACCGCCTGGTACTATGAGTACAACTACGAAAAACAGTTTCCCTACACACCTAACGTACGTGCGATTCGTACCGATCGTTATAAGTACATTCGCTATCCCCACGGTGATGGCACAGCCGATAAGCACATGGCGGAATTGTACGATTTGCAGAATGATCCCACTGAATCGAAAAACCTGATTCGAAGTGCCGAACATGCCACGTTGGTAAAGGAATTACACAACCAGTTAAATGAGTTGATACAGAAAGCAGGGGCGAACCCAGATAAAATGCCGATTGATGAGGGGATTCGCAGTGGGCTGCCCGATCCCAAAATCCGTTAG
- a CDS encoding transposase, producing MRAMLTPKIWAIFRPLVERAKRSAAGAKPKLTDLMFFEALLFLIRTGLPWRDLPSRFGDWNAVYQRFKRWRENNVFQRLFEDMPKDTPLENIKRIFIDSSVVRAHQHAAGTAKNW from the coding sequence ATGAGAGCAATGCTTACACCCAAAATTTGGGCAATTTTTAGGCCATTGGTCGAACGAGCCAAGAGATCCGCTGCTGGTGCAAAGCCAAAACTTACTGATCTTATGTTCTTTGAGGCACTGTTATTTCTTATCAGAACTGGGCTTCCTTGGAGAGATTTACCTTCAAGATTTGGCGACTGGAATGCAGTTTATCAGCGGTTCAAACGTTGGCGTGAAAACAATGTTTTTCAGCGACTTTTTGAGGACATGCCGAAAGATACACCACTGGAAAACATCAAACGAATATTCATCGATAGCTCAGTAGTTCGAGCACATCAACATGCTGCTGGCACGGCAAAAAACTGGTGA
- a CDS encoding PP2C family protein-serine/threonine phosphatase — protein MDAIRGWKSAVSPDCLTEVVQNYLNRFVTSGAVLLLNRQLHQQWTGCLFLRESGQFHAHRVTLSSEDVTELLHSSPTITRPLETLVRTDHSITTIFPGRSSLEICIVVDQEQLPPTSESNHSIQLLLLQYFTEVSRLALLNELEEVRLQNAREMQLIAALQKSLLPNALPVISTLQLAVEYLPSSHAGGDYYHVLRLPRGRWGILVADVSGHGGHAAMVMAIVHSLIQTYSGPTSQPGLLLEYINRHLVQMETHSKGIFVTAVYAVYDQDRAVLQICNAGHPAPRMRNSVGNSITELRSQKRIPLGIMAEVEYQHTDFSVRPGDEVLFFTDGVTDATNENEEPFGLDRLDQAVLQSQGNARNTIQQVLSHLDDYLGTAHAADDCTLLVASFVKSKKKAGEITGEFKIPKLN, from the coding sequence ATGGATGCGATTCGTGGTTGGAAAAGTGCTGTCAGCCCAGATTGCCTTACCGAAGTCGTACAAAATTATTTGAACCGGTTTGTCACATCTGGTGCTGTGTTGCTGCTCAATCGCCAATTGCATCAACAATGGACTGGCTGCCTCTTTCTGCGAGAATCGGGTCAATTTCATGCACATCGTGTTACGCTCAGCAGTGAAGATGTTACGGAGTTGTTACATTCATCGCCCACGATCACACGTCCATTAGAAACTTTGGTACGCACGGATCACAGCATCACAACAATTTTTCCCGGCAGATCAAGTCTGGAGATTTGCATCGTGGTGGATCAAGAGCAGTTGCCCCCCACTTCTGAAAGTAATCATTCGATTCAACTGCTTCTGCTGCAATACTTTACGGAAGTCAGTCGGCTTGCACTGCTGAACGAACTGGAAGAAGTCCGTTTGCAGAATGCCCGCGAAATGCAATTGATCGCCGCTCTGCAAAAATCGCTGTTGCCAAATGCATTGCCAGTCATTTCTACGTTGCAACTGGCCGTGGAATATCTGCCTTCCAGCCACGCGGGTGGGGATTATTACCACGTACTGCGACTCCCACGGGGCAGGTGGGGGATATTGGTGGCCGATGTATCCGGCCATGGTGGCCACGCAGCGATGGTGATGGCCATAGTTCATTCACTGATACAGACATATTCCGGCCCCACTTCGCAGCCTGGATTATTGCTGGAGTACATCAACCGGCATCTGGTGCAGATGGAAACCCATTCCAAGGGCATTTTTGTGACTGCAGTTTATGCAGTTTACGATCAGGACCGCGCGGTGCTGCAGATATGTAATGCTGGCCACCCGGCACCCCGAATGCGAAATTCTGTTGGGAATTCAATCACGGAATTGCGTTCACAGAAGCGAATACCACTGGGTATTATGGCGGAGGTGGAATATCAACACACCGATTTTTCGGTGCGGCCCGGAGACGAAGTGCTGTTTTTCACAGATGGTGTAACCGATGCCACGAACGAAAACGAAGAACCTTTTGGTTTAGACCGACTGGACCAGGCGGTTTTGCAGTCGCAAGGGAACGCACGAAACACTATTCAACAAGTGCTTTCCCACCTGGACGATTATTTGGGGACTGCCCACGCAGCCGATGATTGTACCCTGCTGGTGGCAAGTTTCGTGAAATCGAAGAAAAAAGCGGGCGAGATTACTGGCGAATTCAAGATCCCCAAGCTGAATTAG
- the rnc gene encoding ribonuclease III, with product MLPVSESVNTTDIEGCEAILGYRFRDAKLLSTALTHRSSACTRLDSYERLELLGDAVLGLVCVEFLFRFQEEADEGTLTKLKSFLVSRASCKEMLLELGLATYLKISKGLGNAEELPESILAGTFEAILGAIYLDGGLEEVTRFLLPVLKHRMEAIDPVLQIENAKSQLQQYTQRKNGKTPKYLIIKEIGPDHLKQFLIAVQYESRTFSPAWGNSKKSAEIRAAANALAEIEDQPVPFSSGMTDV from the coding sequence ATGTTGCCTGTAAGCGAAAGTGTGAACACTACCGATATCGAAGGTTGCGAAGCAATCCTGGGATATCGATTTCGGGACGCAAAATTACTGTCGACTGCCCTCACCCACCGTAGTTCTGCATGCACCCGCCTGGATTCCTACGAACGTCTGGAATTGCTAGGGGATGCCGTCCTGGGCCTGGTGTGCGTCGAATTTCTGTTTCGATTTCAGGAAGAAGCAGATGAAGGTACCCTGACCAAACTGAAATCGTTTCTGGTTAGTCGCGCTTCCTGTAAAGAAATGTTGCTGGAACTGGGTCTCGCCACTTATCTGAAGATCAGCAAAGGGCTCGGCAATGCGGAAGAATTGCCTGAAAGTATTCTTGCGGGCACGTTTGAAGCGATTCTGGGGGCAATTTATCTGGACGGTGGGTTGGAAGAGGTAACACGATTTCTTTTGCCGGTGTTGAAGCACCGAATGGAAGCAATTGATCCTGTACTGCAAATTGAAAATGCGAAATCCCAACTGCAGCAATACACCCAGCGCAAGAATGGCAAAACTCCTAAGTACTTAATAATCAAGGAGATCGGACCAGATCATCTGAAGCAATTTTTGATTGCGGTGCAGTACGAATCCCGCACCTTCTCCCCCGCGTGGGGGAATTCAAAAAAATCGGCTGAGATTCGGGCAGCAGCAAATGCTCTTGCAGAAATTGAAGATCAGCCGGTACCATTTTCCAGCGGAATGACCGATGTCTAA
- a CDS encoding response regulator: protein MAEQKTILIVDDDRELSDGLRTLLEKHGFRVSQASDGKQAKTLISNNRPDLVILDMMMPGMGGYPVLEHFRDKPDAPPMIMITANEGSRHKAYAEYLGVIDYIRKPFAMERLMEAVNKAFATPDESAA from the coding sequence ATGGCGGAACAGAAAACCATTTTGATTGTGGATGATGACCGAGAGTTGAGCGATGGATTACGCACGTTACTGGAAAAGCATGGTTTTCGAGTCAGTCAGGCGTCTGATGGCAAGCAGGCCAAAACGCTGATTTCCAACAATCGTCCTGACCTTGTAATTCTGGATATGATGATGCCCGGGATGGGTGGTTATCCGGTGCTGGAGCATTTTCGCGATAAACCAGACGCCCCACCGATGATTATGATTACAGCCAACGAAGGGAGCCGCCACAAAGCTTATGCGGAATACCTGGGGGTAATCGATTACATTCGTAAACCCTTTGCGATGGAACGGTTGATGGAAGCAGTAAATAAAGCGTTCGCAACTCCTGATGAATCAGCAGCTTAG
- a CDS encoding IS5 family transposase produces the protein MSTKIHVACLDENTLIAVEVTPGQSGDAPEFDNLFDESIIQVPDIEEVVADKAYDSDSIRSKVIEEGDIPVHIPNKSNAKEEWPIDEEAYKSRNKIERFFNKLKQFRRIATRYDKLSDCFLSFIHLAATFIKCRSFVNRT, from the coding sequence TTGAGTACGAAGATTCACGTTGCATGTCTTGACGAAAACACGTTAATCGCAGTGGAAGTAACTCCTGGACAATCTGGAGATGCACCTGAATTCGACAATCTGTTTGATGAAAGCATCATACAAGTTCCTGATATTGAGGAAGTTGTTGCAGATAAAGCTTATGATAGCGATAGTATCCGATCAAAAGTGATCGAAGAAGGGGATATTCCAGTACATATCCCAAACAAATCAAATGCGAAGGAAGAATGGCCAATCGACGAAGAAGCTTACAAAAGCCGGAACAAAATAGAAAGATTCTTTAATAAATTGAAGCAATTTCGAAGAATTGCAACTCGATACGACAAACTGTCAGACTGCTTTCTGAGCTTCATTCATCTGGCTGCTACGTTCATCAAATGCCGTTCATTCGTCAACAGAACCTAG
- a CDS encoding ribonuclease Z, which translates to MLDVALVGTGGTLPLPQRYLASALIRYQGELILIDCGEGTQVSLRELGWGLRNIGVILITHFHADHISGLPGLLLTIGNSGREANEPLIIAGPKGLKRVVDSLRVIAPRLPFPIELVEMDAQLEDFYQFKDFSISATPADHEIFCLSYRFDLFRAAEFLPEAAKALDIPIKRWKDLQRGETVEHNGTTYYPHQVMGEDRPGLRLGYITDSRPTQNLVEFVEGSNLLICEGTYGDPADLPKAKENKHMTFAEAGLLGKAAGVEQLWLTHFSAAMPFPKQYYNEITQFFPGAKLGTDHLQTTLRFQD; encoded by the coding sequence ATGCTTGATGTGGCCCTGGTGGGCACCGGAGGCACACTCCCTTTACCACAACGTTATCTCGCCAGCGCCCTGATTCGCTATCAGGGTGAGTTAATTCTCATCGATTGTGGGGAAGGCACACAGGTCAGTTTGCGGGAATTGGGCTGGGGATTGCGGAATATTGGTGTCATCCTCATCACACATTTTCATGCCGACCATATTTCTGGTTTACCGGGATTACTGCTGACCATTGGCAACAGTGGTAGAGAAGCAAATGAACCGCTGATTATTGCGGGACCTAAAGGGCTGAAAAGGGTCGTTGACTCGTTACGTGTCATCGCACCGCGTTTGCCATTTCCTATTGAATTGGTCGAAATGGATGCCCAACTGGAAGATTTTTACCAGTTCAAAGATTTCAGTATCTCTGCCACTCCTGCAGATCACGAAATATTCTGCCTGAGTTATCGCTTCGACCTGTTTCGGGCGGCAGAGTTCTTGCCAGAAGCAGCAAAAGCATTAGATATTCCGATCAAACGCTGGAAAGATCTTCAACGTGGTGAAACAGTGGAACATAACGGCACCACCTATTACCCCCACCAGGTGATGGGGGAGGATCGTCCTGGATTACGACTAGGTTATATAACAGACAGCCGCCCCACGCAGAATCTGGTGGAGTTCGTGGAAGGTTCCAATTTGCTAATTTGTGAAGGTACATATGGTGACCCCGCCGATCTGCCCAAAGCAAAGGAAAATAAGCATATGACCTTTGCCGAAGCGGGCTTGCTGGGCAAAGCTGCGGGTGTGGAGCAATTGTGGTTGACCCACTTTTCAGCCGCAATGCCATTTCCAAAACAGTATTACAACGAAATCACCCAGTTTTTCCCTGGTGCAAAGCTTGGTACAGACCACCTACAAACCACCCTACGTTTTCAGGATTGA